One window of the Pseudochaenichthys georgianus chromosome 21, fPseGeo1.2, whole genome shotgun sequence genome contains the following:
- the LOC117466314 gene encoding sushi, von Willebrand factor type A, EGF and pentraxin domain-containing protein 1-like, which translates to MVGCYSDGTWSEAPTCKATFCSVYTDELSHIKSVGVRYINDGEEENLECSSSVFHFSEARCTRGKVKLSECVGDITTTKPVSGVDTCGARPLVTDGDVVENTGRSLRYQCAAHYERVGPKMVVCYSDGTWSEAPTCKATFCSVDTDELSHVKSVGVRFIYDGEKENLECSTHGTFLDKFSKARCTHGKVTLSECCNWFQSVLCKDLVPVGM; encoded by the exons ATGGTGGGATGTTACAGCGATGGCACGTGGTCCGAAGCACCCACCTGCAAAG CCACCTTCTGTTCTGTGTACACTGATGAACTTTCTCACATAAAATCTGTTGGAGTCAGATATATAAATGATGGTGAAGAAGAGAATTTGGAATGTTCCAGTTCTGTTTTCCATTTTTCTGAAGCCCGGTGCACTCGTGGGAAAGTTAAGCTTTCTGAAT GTGTGGGGGACATTACTACGACGAAACCTGTCTCCGGAG TCGACACCTGTGGAGCTCGCCCCCTGGTTACTGACGGTGACGTTGTGGAAAACACTGGAAGGAGTTTGCGGTACCAATGCGCTGCTCATTACGAACGAGTGGGTCCGAAGATGGTGGTATGTTACAGCGATGGCACGTGGTCCGAAGCACCCACCTGCAAAG CCACCTTCTGTTCTGTGGACACTGATGAACTTTCTCACGTAAAATCTGTTGGAGTCAGATTTATATATGATGGTGAAAAAGAGAATTTGGAATGTTCCACGCATGGCACGTTTTTGGATAAGTTTTCTAAAGCCCGGTGCACTCATGGGAAAGTTACGCTTTCTGAAT GTTGCAATTGGTTTCAATCG GTTTTATGCAAAGATCTAGTGCCAGTTGGAATGTAA